In Paraburkholderia phenazinium, the following are encoded in one genomic region:
- a CDS encoding cadmium resistance transporter, with amino-acid sequence MLSLVALAIGAFAATNIDNLFVLLAFVAEAHGSKRRVIAGQYAGSLALIAIAIGLAEMLRSLPHGYVGVLGVLPIAVGLAKAWARFGPRRASGGDTAEAAQPVQPGSSWWTVAGVAIANGSDNIAVYVPIYAAHSRVDGVWVSLVFVAMIGIWCAGAIWLVNHPLLGAPIRRYGTALLPFILLVIGVSVIVQNETLRVLFGI; translated from the coding sequence ATGCTCAGCCTCGTCGCCCTCGCCATCGGCGCCTTCGCCGCCACCAACATCGACAACCTGTTTGTGCTGCTCGCCTTCGTCGCCGAGGCGCACGGCTCGAAACGGCGCGTGATCGCCGGCCAGTACGCGGGCTCGCTGGCGCTGATCGCCATCGCGATCGGCCTCGCCGAGATGCTGCGCAGTCTTCCGCACGGGTACGTCGGCGTGCTGGGCGTGCTGCCGATCGCAGTGGGCCTCGCAAAAGCATGGGCGCGCTTCGGTCCGCGCCGCGCATCCGGGGGCGACACGGCCGAAGCCGCGCAGCCCGTGCAGCCGGGCTCGTCGTGGTGGACCGTGGCCGGCGTCGCCATCGCCAACGGTTCGGACAATATCGCCGTCTATGTGCCGATTTACGCGGCGCACTCGCGAGTCGACGGCGTGTGGGTGTCGCTCGTGTTCGTCGCGATGATCGGTATCTGGTGCGCCGGCGCTATCTGGCTGGTCAACCATCCCCTGCTGGGCGCGCCGATCCGTCGCTACGGCACGGCGCTGCTGCCGTTCATCCTGCTCGTGATCGGCGTCTCGGTGATCGTGCAAAACGAGACGCTGCGCGTCCTGTTCGGGATTTGA
- a CDS encoding DMT family transporter, which produces MNSKNLLQLLVLAALWGASFLFIRVGVTDFGVAPLMALRVGIGALFLLIVLFARRPVRQSLATLRSRALPLVVVGILNSAAPFCLFAYAELTLSAGVTSVINATTPLWGALVAFLWLKDRLSALRSVGLVIGFLGVLMLVWDQIATPHGGTATPLTAALAAGAALGATLLYGIAANYTKRYLTGVDALTVAAGTMTGATVVLLPLAVIFWPAAPVSLHAWGAVIALGVACTGVAYMLFFHLLATVGPARAITVTFVIPIFGILWGALFLGESVSPGMLEGCVVILIGTALATGVIKRIPWVGPRRPSRADT; this is translated from the coding sequence ATGAATTCCAAAAACCTGCTCCAGCTTCTCGTCCTCGCCGCCCTGTGGGGCGCGTCGTTTCTCTTCATCCGGGTCGGCGTGACCGACTTCGGCGTTGCACCGCTGATGGCCTTGCGGGTCGGCATCGGCGCGCTGTTCCTCCTGATCGTGCTGTTCGCAAGGCGACCGGTGCGCCAGTCGCTCGCGACCTTGCGCAGCCGTGCGCTGCCGCTTGTCGTGGTCGGCATCCTGAATTCGGCGGCGCCGTTCTGCCTGTTTGCGTACGCGGAGCTGACGCTGTCGGCGGGCGTCACGTCGGTGATCAACGCGACCACGCCGCTGTGGGGCGCGCTGGTCGCCTTCCTGTGGCTCAAGGACCGCCTCAGTGCGCTGCGCAGCGTGGGCCTCGTGATCGGCTTCCTCGGCGTGCTGATGCTCGTGTGGGATCAGATTGCCACGCCGCACGGCGGCACCGCGACGCCCCTGACCGCCGCGCTGGCCGCCGGCGCCGCGCTCGGCGCCACCCTGCTGTACGGCATTGCCGCCAACTATACGAAGCGCTATCTGACCGGCGTCGATGCGCTCACGGTCGCCGCCGGCACCATGACCGGCGCCACCGTCGTGCTGCTGCCGCTGGCGGTGATCTTCTGGCCGGCCGCCCCCGTCTCGCTGCACGCGTGGGGCGCGGTGATCGCGCTGGGCGTCGCCTGCACCGGCGTCGCCTATATGCTGTTCTTCCATCTGCTCGCCACCGTCGGTCCGGCGCGCGCCATTACCGTGACGTTCGTGATCCCGATCTTCGGCATCCTGTGGGGCGCGCTGTTCCTCGGCGAAAGCGTCTCGCCGGGCATGCTCGAAGGCTGCGTGGTGATCCTGATCGGCACCGCGCTCGCCACCGGCGTGATCAAGCGGATTCCGTGGGTGGGGCCGCGCCGGCCTAGCCGCGCGGATACCTGA
- a CDS encoding LLM class flavin-dependent oxidoreductase, with the protein MSTQPRQLRLGAFMRPVTIHTGAWRYPGAYPDANFNFAHMKRFAQTLERGRFDAFFMADHLAVLNMPVASLKRSHTVTSFEPMTLLPALAAVTEHLGLIATASTTFDAPYHVARRFASLDHISGGRAGWNLVTTSNPDAALNFGLEEHVEHDERYRRAREFFDVVTGLWDSWADDALIRDVESGIFFDPDKLHVLDHKGKYYSVRGPLNIARPVQGWPVIVQAGSSEAGRQIAAETAEAVFTAQTTLEQGQSFYADVKGRMEKLGRPRDHMKILPAAFVVVGDTLDEALEKRARLDTFVHYDSGIASLSIALGHDVSGFDPDGPLPEIPESNASRTSRQRVIEWAERDKLTIRQLAQRIGGYSGLEMVGTPTMIADQMEAWLVGEGSDGFNVMFPYLPGGLDDFVDKVVPELQRRGIFRREYEGATLRENLGLPRPENRFFRA; encoded by the coding sequence ATGTCGACCCAGCCACGGCAGTTGCGCCTCGGCGCTTTCATGCGCCCCGTGACGATTCACACCGGCGCATGGCGCTATCCGGGCGCCTACCCGGACGCCAACTTCAATTTCGCGCATATGAAGCGCTTCGCGCAGACGCTCGAGCGCGGCCGCTTCGACGCCTTCTTCATGGCCGATCACCTTGCCGTGCTCAACATGCCGGTAGCGTCGTTAAAGCGCAGTCACACGGTCACCTCGTTTGAACCGATGACCTTGCTGCCGGCGCTCGCCGCCGTGACCGAACACCTCGGCCTGATCGCGACGGCGTCCACCACATTCGACGCGCCGTATCACGTCGCGCGCCGTTTCGCCTCGCTCGATCACATTAGCGGCGGCCGCGCAGGCTGGAATCTGGTGACGACCTCGAACCCCGACGCCGCGCTTAACTTCGGTCTCGAAGAACATGTTGAGCATGACGAACGATATCGCCGCGCACGCGAGTTCTTCGATGTGGTCACCGGCCTGTGGGATAGCTGGGCCGACGACGCGCTGATCCGCGACGTCGAGTCCGGCATCTTCTTCGATCCGGACAAGCTGCATGTGCTCGATCACAAGGGCAAATATTATTCGGTGCGCGGGCCGCTCAACATCGCGCGTCCGGTGCAGGGCTGGCCGGTGATCGTGCAGGCGGGGTCGTCCGAAGCGGGCAGGCAGATCGCCGCCGAAACCGCCGAGGCCGTTTTCACTGCGCAGACCACGCTAGAGCAAGGCCAAAGTTTTTACGCCGACGTGAAAGGCCGCATGGAAAAACTCGGGCGCCCGCGCGACCATATGAAGATCTTGCCGGCTGCGTTCGTGGTGGTGGGCGATACGCTCGATGAAGCGCTGGAAAAGCGCGCCCGTCTGGACACGTTCGTGCATTACGACAGCGGTATCGCCTCGCTTTCCATCGCGCTCGGACACGATGTGTCGGGCTTCGACCCGGACGGTCCGCTACCCGAGATCCCGGAGAGCAACGCAAGCCGCACCAGCCGGCAGCGCGTGATCGAGTGGGCGGAGCGCGACAAGCTGACGATTCGCCAACTGGCGCAGCGCATCGGCGGTTACTCGGGACTGGAAATGGTCGGCACGCCCACGATGATCGCCGATCAGATGGAAGCGTGGCTTGTCGGCGAGGGCTCGGATGGCTTCAACGTGATGTTCCCGTATCTGCCGGGCGGCCTCGATGACTTCGTCGACAAGGTGGTGCCCGAGCTGCAGCGCCGAGGGATTTTCCGGCGCGAGTATGAAGGCGCGACGCTGCGCGAAAACCTGGGCCTGCCGCGCCCGGAGAACCGATTTTTTCGCGCATGA
- a CDS encoding aliphatic sulfonate ABC transporter substrate-binding protein — protein sequence MKRFFNRALGRLAVLAAGLATMAAAHAATPPEIRVDYAYYSPESLVIKRYGWLEDEFKPDHAQIKWVLSLGSNRALEYLNSGAIDIGSTAGLAAVLGKANGNPIRTVYIFSRPEWTALVVRKDSPIKTLADLKGKKIAATKGTDPFLFTLRALHTVGLTRDDVELVNLQHPDGRTALANGQVDAWAGLDPHMAAAQIDDGDRLLYRNVDFNTYGFLNAREAFLQQYPETVARVLKVYEKARLWIVAHPDDAAKIVAEESKVSLPVAKLQLQRNDFSQPVPGAQQIAALKAAAPILVQEQLVKPGTDLPQVIDALVDSQVAQPVVTAAQGQ from the coding sequence ATGAAGCGGTTCTTCAATCGTGCGCTGGGCCGGCTGGCCGTGCTGGCGGCGGGCCTTGCAACGATGGCGGCGGCGCATGCCGCGACACCGCCCGAGATCCGCGTCGACTACGCGTACTACTCGCCGGAAAGCCTGGTGATCAAACGCTATGGCTGGCTCGAAGACGAATTCAAGCCCGATCATGCGCAGATCAAGTGGGTCCTGAGTCTCGGCAGCAATCGCGCGCTCGAATATCTGAACAGCGGCGCAATCGACATCGGTTCGACCGCGGGCCTCGCCGCGGTGCTCGGCAAGGCGAACGGCAATCCGATCCGAACCGTGTATATCTTCTCGCGTCCCGAATGGACCGCGCTGGTGGTGCGCAAGGATTCGCCCATCAAGACGCTCGCCGATCTGAAGGGCAAGAAAATCGCCGCCACCAAGGGCACCGATCCGTTCCTGTTCACCTTGCGGGCGCTGCATACGGTGGGCCTGACGCGCGACGACGTCGAACTCGTGAATCTGCAGCATCCGGATGGCCGCACGGCGCTCGCCAATGGCCAGGTGGATGCATGGGCGGGTCTCGATCCGCACATGGCCGCCGCGCAGATCGACGACGGCGACCGCCTCCTGTACCGCAACGTCGACTTCAATACCTACGGATTCCTTAACGCCCGCGAAGCGTTTCTCCAGCAATATCCCGAGACGGTGGCGCGCGTGCTGAAGGTCTACGAGAAGGCACGCCTGTGGATCGTCGCGCATCCGGACGACGCTGCGAAGATCGTGGCCGAGGAATCGAAGGTCTCGCTGCCTGTCGCGAAGCTGCAATTGCAGCGCAACGACTTTAGCCAGCCGGTGCCGGGCGCGCAGCAGATTGCCGCGCTCAAGGCCGCCGCGCCGATTCTGGTGCAGGAGCAACTGGTCAAGCCGGGCACCGATCTGCCGCAGGTGATCGACGCGCTGGTCGATTCGCAGGTCGCCCAGCCGGTCGTGACGGCGGCACAAGGCCAGTGA
- a CDS encoding ABC transporter permease, producing the protein MASAPDESLPFDVSEAAADHTPHAAAAHAARHAHINADGAAGTSAQQPHGTLRRWHIAGLALPVALLALIEVLVRTNVVPDHLLPAPSTIAQTLWQMGATRLGRHIAASTLRVAVGFGIGAALALALGAAMGLSRRLDALLEPCFQALRSIPSLAWVPVLLLWMGIDEAPKITLIAIGAFFPVHLSVVAGIRGVDRKLVELGAIYRLKPVALFARILLPAALPQIFTGLRTGLSLAWMFMVAAELIAATRGLGYMLSDGRETGRPDLVFGAIILLAVLGKLSDGAMRWLEHRVLNWRDAFDAFSEQSRTGEQR; encoded by the coding sequence ATGGCCTCTGCTCCTGACGAGTCGTTACCGTTCGATGTGAGCGAAGCGGCGGCGGATCACACGCCGCATGCGGCGGCAGCGCACGCTGCCCGCCATGCCCACATCAATGCTGACGGCGCCGCCGGCACCTCTGCGCAGCAACCGCATGGCACCCTGCGCCGCTGGCATATCGCCGGCCTCGCGCTACCCGTTGCACTGCTCGCGCTGATCGAAGTACTGGTGCGCACCAACGTCGTGCCCGATCATCTGCTACCCGCACCCAGCACCATCGCGCAGACGCTCTGGCAAATGGGCGCCACGCGCCTGGGACGCCATATCGCGGCCAGTACGCTGCGGGTGGCAGTGGGCTTCGGCATTGGCGCCGCGCTGGCACTCGCACTGGGCGCCGCGATGGGCCTGAGCCGCCGTCTCGATGCCCTGCTCGAGCCTTGCTTTCAGGCGCTGCGTTCGATTCCCTCGCTTGCATGGGTGCCCGTGCTGCTGCTGTGGATGGGCATCGACGAAGCCCCCAAAATTACGCTGATCGCGATAGGCGCGTTCTTCCCCGTGCATTTGAGCGTCGTGGCCGGGATACGCGGCGTCGACCGCAAGCTGGTCGAACTGGGTGCGATTTACCGGCTCAAACCGGTTGCACTGTTTGCGCGCATCCTCTTGCCCGCCGCGTTGCCGCAGATTTTCACCGGCCTGCGCACAGGACTCAGCCTTGCGTGGATGTTCATGGTCGCGGCGGAACTGATCGCCGCCACGCGCGGCCTCGGCTACATGCTGAGCGACGGGCGCGAGACCGGCCGCCCCGATCTGGTGTTCGGCGCCATCATCCTGCTCGCCGTACTCGGCAAGCTGAGCGACGGCGCCATGCGCTGGCTCGAACACCGCGTGCTGAACTGGCGCGATGCGTTCGATGCGTTCAGCGAGCAATCGCGCACAGGGGAGCAACGATGA
- a CDS encoding class I SAM-dependent methyltransferase translates to MIHHSTPRFRTLRYTLAGLSAALLLAACAATPSGPDSLAAAVAGPQRSDAAKARDVYRHPQDTLQFFEIAPTQTVLEIAPGGGWYTDILAPYLHDRGTLYEAEYESPSPAAAAEEKAGDAAFARKLAATPAVYGNVVVGTLQAGQFSGFAANGNVDRVFTFRNIHNWIKDGQLDANLQAFYRALKPGGLLGVEEHRAAPGTSLQQMIDSGYVTEAYVIEHARAAGFELAGSSEVNSNPRDTRDYPHGVWSLPPTYEGGSVDKARFAAIGESDRMTLRFVKPQ, encoded by the coding sequence ATGATCCACCACTCCACTCCGCGCTTTCGCACACTGCGTTACACACTCGCCGGCCTAAGCGCCGCGCTGCTGCTGGCGGCCTGCGCCGCGACCCCGTCCGGCCCGGACTCGCTTGCCGCCGCCGTCGCCGGGCCGCAGCGCAGCGACGCCGCGAAGGCCCGCGACGTCTATCGCCATCCGCAAGACACGCTGCAGTTCTTCGAGATCGCGCCGACGCAAACCGTGCTGGAAATCGCACCGGGCGGCGGCTGGTACACGGATATTCTGGCGCCCTACCTGCACGATCGCGGCACGCTCTACGAGGCCGAATACGAGAGCCCATCGCCCGCCGCCGCTGCGGAAGAGAAGGCCGGCGACGCCGCATTCGCCCGCAAGCTCGCGGCGACACCGGCCGTCTACGGCAACGTGGTGGTCGGCACGCTGCAAGCGGGACAGTTCAGCGGCTTCGCGGCGAACGGCAATGTCGATCGCGTCTTCACGTTCCGCAATATCCATAACTGGATCAAGGACGGCCAGCTCGATGCGAACCTGCAGGCGTTCTACCGCGCGCTGAAACCGGGCGGCCTGCTCGGCGTGGAAGAACATCGCGCGGCGCCGGGCACCTCGCTGCAGCAGATGATCGACAGCGGCTATGTGACGGAAGCCTATGTGATCGAGCATGCTCGCGCCGCGGGCTTCGAGCTCGCCGGCAGCAGCGAAGTCAACAGCAACCCGCGCGACACCAGGGACTATCCGCACGGCGTGTGGTCGCTGCCGCCCACGTACGAAGGCGGCAGCGTCGACAAGGCGCGCTTTGCCGCGATTGGCGAATCGGACCGGATGACGTTGCGGTTCGTAAAGCCGCAATGA
- the bamC gene encoding outer membrane protein assembly factor BamC, whose product MTDLRLTKRYAVLLMAGGLVAGCGTSSPTQIDYKSDSKSKQVSLAVPPNMIDETSDQRSLPPQGGETSLSTLKQVQAQAPVSDLTVVPAVKGMHIQRDGSESWLVIDGKTPDQAWAQIRRFWQEQGFLLVVDQRDKGVMETDWNETHAQINDGLIRDTLSKAMGNSYVASERNKYRTRLETAPNGGTYVFISQKGLQEVLTGANNDSTTWQPKPNDPGLETEYLKRLMASLQTADARAAAGDTQSTALSPAGTQTAPGAATAGANSAAAKAAAENVAASTQPPMPDQNVTSNTSAQYTSTELTLGEPYDRAWVRVGIALDRSNFTVDNRDRTRGLYSIRYVDPKDLASAEQGFWSQVFHGKTEKVAKQYLVNVRAVTPDQTRVAVVDDKGNIDASQPAKEIMSLVVDQLR is encoded by the coding sequence ATGACTGATCTTCGTCTTACCAAGCGGTATGCAGTATTGCTGATGGCAGGCGGGCTGGTCGCCGGCTGCGGTACCTCGTCGCCGACCCAGATTGACTACAAGAGCGACTCCAAATCCAAGCAGGTGTCGCTGGCCGTGCCGCCGAACATGATCGATGAGACGTCCGATCAGCGCTCGCTTCCGCCGCAGGGCGGCGAGACTTCGTTGTCCACGCTCAAGCAGGTTCAGGCACAGGCGCCGGTTTCCGACCTCACCGTCGTGCCGGCCGTCAAGGGCATGCATATTCAGCGCGACGGCAGCGAGAGCTGGCTCGTGATCGACGGCAAGACGCCTGATCAGGCCTGGGCCCAGATCCGCCGCTTCTGGCAGGAGCAGGGCTTCCTGCTGGTCGTGGATCAGCGCGACAAGGGCGTGATGGAGACGGACTGGAACGAAACCCATGCGCAGATCAACGACGGCCTGATCCGCGATACGCTGTCGAAGGCCATGGGCAACTCGTACGTGGCCTCCGAGCGCAACAAGTACCGCACCCGCCTCGAAACGGCGCCTAACGGCGGCACGTACGTGTTCATCAGCCAGAAGGGCCTGCAGGAGGTCCTTACCGGCGCGAACAACGACTCCACCACGTGGCAGCCCAAGCCGAACGACCCGGGTCTCGAAACGGAGTACCTGAAGCGCCTGATGGCGTCGCTGCAAACGGCCGACGCACGTGCCGCGGCGGGCGACACGCAGAGCACGGCGCTGTCGCCGGCCGGCACGCAGACGGCGCCGGGCGCGGCCACCGCAGGGGCGAACTCCGCTGCTGCGAAGGCGGCGGCCGAAAACGTCGCTGCGTCCACCCAGCCGCCCATGCCGGACCAGAACGTGACGTCGAACACGTCGGCGCAATACACGTCTACCGAGCTCACGCTCGGCGAGCCGTATGACCGCGCCTGGGTGCGTGTGGGCATCGCGCTGGATCGCAGCAACTTCACGGTGGACAACCGCGATCGCACGCGCGGCCTGTATTCGATCCGCTATGTGGATCCGAAGGACCTGGCCTCCGCCGAACAGGGCTTCTGGAGCCAGGTGTTCCACGGCAAGACCGAGAAGGTCGCCAAGCAGTACCTCGTGAACGTGCGCGCGGTCACGCCGGACCAGACCCGCGTTGCGGTGGTCGACGACAAGGGCAATATCGACGCGTCGCAACCGGCCAAGGAAATCATGAGCCTCGTGGTCGATCAGTTGCGCTGA
- a CDS encoding DUF2844 domain-containing protein yields MTDAQAALGDAMAAAPGGPGGAPVALLNGAVQRRTHVDAGGTTVNEYASSTGQIFAYTWQGPTVPDLPALLGAYDASYRAGAAAGFAAGENQDLHASRVAQPDLVVESGGQMRSYVGRAWLPGALPAGVTPADLP; encoded by the coding sequence ATGACAGACGCCCAGGCGGCCCTTGGCGACGCCATGGCCGCCGCGCCAGGGGGCCCGGGCGGCGCGCCGGTCGCCCTGCTGAACGGCGCGGTGCAAAGGCGCACGCACGTCGACGCCGGCGGCACGACGGTCAACGAATACGCCTCCAGCACCGGCCAGATCTTCGCCTACACCTGGCAGGGGCCGACGGTGCCCGACCTGCCGGCGCTGCTCGGCGCCTACGACGCCTCCTACCGGGCCGGCGCGGCCGCGGGGTTCGCCGCCGGCGAGAACCAGGACCTGCACGCATCGCGCGTCGCGCAGCCCGACCTGGTCGTGGAGTCCGGCGGCCAGATGCGCAGCTACGTGGGCCGCGCCTGGCTGCCGGGCGCCCTGCCCGCCGGCGTCACACCGGCCGATCTACCCTGA
- a CDS encoding glycosyl transferase family 1: protein MAFTFSLDEFEQLVYTRAYDQAASQFIAFLVLLHGKRGELDGDFRASGMIDLPPDEQHERFCTRLACAVSSLFADPAFRPSTECFRLMLTLHEWIGVLFSATALGNADPVTRHLNPRGPANPAFLPGDRFVEKLCALYSSESEQELDFAALWAHDKTLAACLALVLMAPLFHGSASAHGKREALLQWLPGKLQQIDDLDDLPSAVLHNAYMFCSYADTPARHAIKRDINVLVRRKLKQLGLTDLPAPTAAPAGERGRRRKKPLMVVVTEWFNGAHSIYRTHSRTIEAAREHFEVVGFGFGYAIDEAGRAVFDRFIELERPEYIGECLKTLRDFAEAERPDVLYMPSVGMFVLTVFLSNLRIAPLQIAALGHPATTHSDKIDYISVEEDYIGDPACFSERLLALPKNGQPYRASRALPDVAPRVPARRETIQIIVTASPMKLNPAFLDACRQIQARAGLPVQFHFMTGNNNGLPLRHMQRVIGEAVPGAVTHGFHQYSAYLARVDDSDLFLSPFPFGNTNGIVDAFTLGLPGVCKTGPEVFEHIDGALFTRAGMPAWTTADTVESYIEAAVRMITQHDEREALRRQLIETRAVERFFEGHPEAFGERVLRLVRDTGERHAQAALDLTSA, encoded by the coding sequence ATGGCCTTCACCTTTTCGCTCGACGAGTTCGAGCAGCTCGTCTACACCCGCGCCTACGATCAAGCCGCAAGCCAGTTCATCGCGTTTCTGGTGCTCCTGCACGGCAAACGCGGCGAACTGGATGGCGATTTTCGCGCGTCGGGCATGATCGACCTGCCGCCGGACGAGCAACACGAACGCTTTTGCACGCGCCTCGCGTGTGCGGTCTCGAGCTTGTTCGCCGACCCGGCGTTTCGTCCGTCTACCGAATGCTTCCGGTTGATGCTGACGCTGCACGAGTGGATCGGCGTGCTGTTTTCGGCCACGGCGCTCGGCAACGCCGACCCCGTCACCCGCCATCTGAATCCGCGCGGTCCGGCCAACCCGGCGTTCCTGCCCGGCGACCGCTTTGTCGAAAAGCTGTGCGCGCTCTATTCGAGCGAGTCCGAACAGGAGCTCGATTTCGCCGCCCTGTGGGCGCACGACAAAACCCTCGCGGCCTGCCTCGCGCTCGTCCTGATGGCGCCGCTCTTCCATGGTTCCGCCAGCGCGCACGGCAAGCGCGAAGCATTGCTGCAATGGCTGCCGGGCAAGCTGCAGCAGATCGACGATCTGGACGACCTGCCCTCGGCTGTCCTGCACAACGCCTATATGTTCTGCAGCTACGCCGACACGCCCGCGCGTCACGCCATCAAGCGGGATATCAACGTCCTCGTGCGCCGCAAGCTGAAGCAACTGGGCCTGACCGACCTGCCCGCGCCCACAGCGGCGCCGGCCGGCGAGCGCGGAAGGCGCCGCAAAAAGCCGTTGATGGTCGTGGTAACGGAATGGTTCAACGGCGCCCATTCGATCTATCGCACGCACTCAAGGACGATCGAGGCTGCGCGCGAGCATTTCGAGGTGGTAGGGTTCGGCTTCGGCTACGCGATCGACGAGGCCGGACGCGCGGTGTTCGACCGCTTTATCGAACTCGAGCGGCCCGAATATATCGGCGAGTGCCTGAAGACCCTCCGCGATTTCGCTGAAGCCGAGCGGCCGGACGTGCTGTATATGCCGAGCGTCGGTATGTTCGTGCTGACCGTGTTCCTGTCGAACCTGCGCATCGCGCCGCTGCAGATCGCCGCGCTCGGCCATCCGGCCACGACCCATTCCGACAAGATCGACTACATCAGCGTCGAGGAAGACTACATCGGCGATCCGGCCTGTTTCAGCGAGCGCCTGCTCGCGCTGCCCAAAAACGGCCAGCCGTATCGCGCCTCGCGTGCGCTGCCGGACGTCGCCCCACGCGTGCCGGCGCGGCGCGAGACGATCCAGATCATCGTCACGGCCAGCCCGATGAAGCTCAACCCCGCCTTCCTCGACGCCTGCCGTCAGATTCAGGCGCGCGCGGGCCTGCCCGTGCAGTTCCATTTCATGACCGGCAACAACAACGGCTTGCCGCTCAGGCACATGCAGCGCGTCATCGGCGAGGCCGTTCCGGGCGCCGTGACGCATGGCTTTCATCAGTACAGCGCCTATCTGGCGCGTGTCGACGACTCGGACCTGTTTCTGAGTCCGTTCCCGTTCGGCAACACCAATGGGATCGTGGACGCCTTCACGCTCGGCTTGCCGGGCGTCTGCAAGACGGGTCCGGAAGTCTTCGAGCATATCGACGGCGCGCTGTTCACGCGCGCCGGCATGCCCGCCTGGACCACGGCCGATACAGTCGAAAGCTATATCGAAGCTGCCGTGCGCATGATCACCCAGCACGACGAACGCGAGGCGCTGCGCCGCCAGTTGATCGAAACCAGGGCGGTCGAGCGGTTCTTCGAGGGACATCCAGAGGCGTTCGGCGAGCGCGTCTTGCGACTCGTGCGCGACACCGGGGAGCGTCACGCGCAAGCGGCGCTCGATCTCACCAGCGCTTGA
- a CDS encoding DUF3443 domain-containing protein yields the protein MPTRIVSLLVLSSVLGSFLAACGGGGGSSATANTTGAAAAPASSSGAASAPLAASLPSSPAAIPQSSTPNIQPVAVAAAPGLTRNILTTSVTVCEPGTSNCATIDDIQVDTGSQGLRILASALPAALQLPALPSGGGAAGECAVFGGGYTWGAVRSADVRMAGQLAASLPIQLIADPTVPSVPSDCAASGRAMQTTAGLRSNGILGVGLFAADCGSACANSALPRWYYSCPASGACQSSIQPLAQQVANPVSAFALDNNGVVIDLPAIADSGAPSVEGSLIFGIGTQANNVLGGATVLRANSQSGYVTTVSGGQTYSQSYLDSGSNALFIANAALPQCGLWYCPTTPLSATASIAGTDGTSSTVAYSIGNSRTLFNSANNAFNNLAGITSNSFGWGLPFFYGRRIYTAIEARLTSAGAGPYYAF from the coding sequence ATGCCGACCCGCATCGTGTCCCTGCTCGTGCTGTCCAGCGTGCTTGGCAGCTTCCTCGCCGCCTGCGGCGGTGGGGGCGGAAGCAGCGCTACCGCCAACACCACCGGCGCAGCCGCCGCGCCGGCCTCCTCCTCCGGTGCGGCAAGCGCGCCGCTTGCCGCCAGCCTGCCCAGCAGTCCCGCGGCGATTCCCCAGTCCAGCACGCCGAACATCCAGCCGGTCGCCGTGGCCGCAGCCCCCGGTCTCACGCGCAACATACTGACCACCAGCGTCACGGTCTGCGAGCCCGGCACCAGCAACTGCGCGACCATCGACGACATTCAGGTCGATACCGGCTCGCAGGGGCTGCGCATTCTCGCCTCGGCGCTGCCGGCCGCCCTGCAGTTGCCGGCGCTGCCGTCGGGCGGCGGCGCGGCCGGCGAATGCGCGGTGTTCGGCGGCGGCTACACGTGGGGGGCGGTGCGTAGCGCGGACGTGCGGATGGCCGGCCAGCTCGCCGCCTCGCTGCCGATCCAGTTGATCGCCGACCCCACCGTGCCCAGCGTGCCGTCCGACTGCGCCGCCTCGGGCCGCGCCATGCAGACCACCGCAGGCTTGCGCAGCAACGGTATCCTGGGTGTCGGCCTGTTCGCGGCGGATTGCGGCAGCGCCTGCGCCAATTCCGCCCTGCCGCGCTGGTACTACAGTTGCCCGGCGAGCGGCGCCTGCCAGTCCAGCATCCAGCCGCTCGCCCAGCAGGTCGCGAATCCGGTCAGCGCATTCGCGCTCGACAACAACGGCGTAGTCATCGACCTGCCCGCCATCGCCGATAGCGGCGCGCCGTCGGTCGAGGGCTCGCTGATCTTCGGCATCGGCACGCAGGCCAACAACGTGCTCGGCGGCGCGACGGTGCTGCGGGCGAATTCGCAGAGCGGCTATGTGACGACGGTCAGCGGCGGGCAAACCTACTCGCAAAGCTACCTGGACAGCGGCTCGAATGCGCTCTTCATCGCCAACGCCGCGCTGCCGCAATGCGGACTGTGGTACTGCCCCACCACACCGCTCTCGGCGACCGCCAGCATCGCGGGCACGGACGGCACCAGCTCGACCGTGGCGTATTCCATCGGCAATTCGCGAACGCTGTTCAACAGCGCGAATAACGCCTTCAACAACCTTGCCGGCATCACCAGCAACAGTTTCGGCTGGGGCCTGCCGTTCTTCTACGGACGCCGCATCTACACCGCGATCGAAGCGCGCCTGACCTCGGCGGGCGCCGGTCCGTACTACGCGTTCTGA